Proteins from a genomic interval of Lolium perenne isolate Kyuss_39 chromosome 1, Kyuss_2.0, whole genome shotgun sequence:
- the LOC127338484 gene encoding uncharacterized protein: MSSGRYGLLDVLLSANRYLSFTDKLTGVAAAAVFPFGRRTRQTWIVVEERTPSAKSGGWRGGGELCPPCSLKRQRAHGGPYDGGPCDGDQTSGRRSEVELLTAAPARGRGGPSDGGRSGGWGWSCSQPPLRVVAADGGRRWSCSQRPLHMVAAAPPTARRAADGRRRWSCSRRLVEGADELVEGAGELVEGSGKLLQGAGELVQGCRRARAARIAARSWPDHARGADCVSCFRALIVGSLLG, encoded by the exons ATGAGTTCAGGCAGATACGGCCTTCTTGATGTGTTATTATCTGCAAACAG GTACCTTTCCTTCACCGACAAATTGACTGGAGTTGCAGCAGCTGCTGTCTTCCCCTTTGGGCGACGCACTCGCCAGACGTGGATAGTGGTGGAGGAGCGAACGCCCTCGGCTAAGAGCGGCGGATGGCGAGGAGGTGGAGAACTATGTCCTCCATGTTCGTTGAAGCGACAGCGAGCGCACGGAGGACCCTACGACGGTGGCCCCTGCGACGGCGACCAGACCAGCGGACGGCGGTCGGAGGTGGAGCTGCTCACGGCGGCACCTGCGCGTGGTCGCGGCGGCCCCTCAGACGGTGGGCGGAGCGGCGGCTGGGGATGGAGCTGCTCACAGCCGCCCCTGCGCGTGGTCGCGGCGGACGGCGGCCGGAGATGGAGCTGCTCACAGCGGCCCCTGCACATGGTCGCGGCAGCCCCTCCGACGGCGAGAAGAGCGGCGGACGGCCGCCGGAGGTGGAGCTGCTCGCGGCGGCTGGTGGAGGGCGCCGACGAGCTCGTGGAGGGCGCCGGCGAGCTAGTGGAGGGCTCCGGCAAGCTCTTGCAGGGCGCTGGCGAGCTCGTGCAGGGGTGTCGGCGAGCTCGTGCAGCGCGGATCGCGGCCAGATCGTGGCCGGATCACGCGCGCGGCGCTGATTGCGTGAGTTGTTTCCGTGCGCTGATTGTGGGGAGTTTGTTGGGCTGA